A genomic stretch from Lathyrus oleraceus cultivar Zhongwan6 chromosome 2, CAAS_Psat_ZW6_1.0, whole genome shotgun sequence includes:
- the LOC127121640 gene encoding eukaryotic translation initiation factor 4 gamma-like, whose protein sequence is MTSATFKLKSLSEHVKNDFIREAGERLHARMSREAEERARREAEEKARLEEEEKVRREAAEKATVAAEAEAKAKADAEEVVRIAAEEAAKAKDTALTQGESSHFDFAPLVLKTLEELQKEQQIVRARLDQLDSIFSNIQNRLTQLLQRIPPPSNP, encoded by the coding sequence ATGACATCTGCGACTTTCAAGCTGAAAAGCCTCTCTGAACATGTCAAAAATGACTTCATCAGAGAAGCTGGAGAGAGGTTACATGCCCGAATGTCCAGAGAGGCAGAAGAGAGAGCTCGTAGAGAAGCTGAGGAAAAGGCTCGATTAGAAGAAGAAGAGAAAGTAAGAAGAGAAGCTGCAGAAAAGGCCACCgttgctgctgaagctgaagccaaagccaAGGCTGACGCTGAAGAAGTAGTACGCATTGCTGCAGAAGAAGCTGCCAAGGCTAAGGACActgctctgactcagggggagtcatcTCACTTTGATTTTGCTCCACTTGTGTTGAAAACTCTAGAGGAGCTACAAAAAGAGCAACAGATTGTGAGAGCCAGACTGGATCAACTGGACTCTATCTTCTCCAACATTCAGAATCGGCTGACTCAGTTGCTGCAGAGGATACCGCCTCCTTCAAACCCTTAG